Proteins encoded by one window of Dioscorea cayenensis subsp. rotundata cultivar TDr96_F1 chromosome 6, TDr96_F1_v2_PseudoChromosome.rev07_lg8_w22 25.fasta, whole genome shotgun sequence:
- the LOC120263233 gene encoding uncharacterized protein LOC120263233 yields the protein MNESHISFFTSLFPFPRSTAWRASSIAGGHGEARDRDPTLSILRCQAHQRLPDGLLCVDLPPLKKNPRCTTLFPLFEMNPRCTILFPLFKKNSRFTILFWLFKKNPRFENPLRTKWKRSKRTITLHPLLVQESKLLELGPCQQNRCIKG from the exons ATGAATGAATCACACATCAGCTTCTTCACGTCGTTGTTTCCATTCCCAAGAAGCACAGCTTGGAGGGCTTCCTCGATCGCTGGTGGCCATGGCGAGGCGAGAGATCGAGATCCCACTCTCTCGATTCTTCGTTGTCAAGCTCACCAGCGGCTCCCTGATGGTCTCCTCTGCGTTGATCTTCCGCCATTGAAGAAGAACCCTAG GTGCACGACCCTGTTTCCGCTATTCGAGATGAACCCGAG GTGCACGATCCTGTTTCCTCTGTTCAAGAAGAACTCTAG GTTCACGATCCTGTTTTGGCTATTCAAGAAGAACCCTAG GTTCGAAAATCCCCTTCGGACAAAGTGGAAGCGGTCCAAGCGGACGATAACTCTTCATCCTTTGCTGGTCCAAGAATCTAAGCTGTTGGAATTGGGACCATGTCAACAGAACAG GTGCATCAAGGGCTAA
- the LOC120263234 gene encoding uncharacterized protein LOC120263234: protein MTVASYYAKMKTILDQLGAYSKVPKCNCGGCTCGQAREYACEREEEKLHQFLMGKKVTVLISDNKKSMSRWWRLPLKWQNRKQQHHPLTDNSKAVAKENDIVPIATNEDTRYLIVFEVIGYPPWWMGPHGWENQPNQKNQALPRGGAFPGNNKSRNQGRVTALHTVGRPSTTGDHSDGNSMTLNLMGDQVQRLLTFLEHENSEWLSSKVLDEFFWILDSGASNNMTGTFPFDEHTSLRSPKVTFISCRVGGDISDDVVNDEIEDEEGTSSELRGSIPLETNAPNLEGNPVESASDLNGAISNDGGKLILEVGRHLTAIESRPRRVTKMPAKYEDYVVFLATLQPSRHVKRNHGADKLEFRKPTASEKIPARSWEQQKCPREKLDRNHEDGSFVNSEHQVFGESLKERRRHQICLSTVHHGTTDPPTRSPHFMIASQGTIISNEERRSYDEAIKTLDGVKQWRKRLRHFRRIAPGP, encoded by the exons ATGACCGTTGCATCTTATTATGCCAAGATGAAGACTATATTGGATCAACTGGGTGCTTACTCAAAGGTACCCAAGTGCAACTGTGGAGGATGCACTTGTGGGCAGGCTCGTGAGTATGCATGTGAGCGAGAAGAGGAGAAacttcatcaattcttgatgGG GAAGAAAGTCACCGTACTAATATCAGACAACAAGAAGAGCATGTCGAGGTGGTGGCGCTTACCACTCAAATGGCAAAACCGAAAGCAACAGCACCACCCACTCACGGATAACAGCAAAGCAGTGGCCAAGGAGAACGACATTGTTCCAATTGCAACCAATGAGGACACGAGGTATCTGATTGTTTTCGAGGTAATCGGATATCCACCATGGTGGATGGGACCACATGGTTGGGAAAATCAGCCAAATCAAAAGAACCAGGCTCTTCCCCGCGGTGGTGCTTTTCCTGGGAACAACAAGAGCCGCAACCAGGGTCGTGTAACAGCCCTTCATACTGTTGGAAGGCCATCCACAACTGGGGATCATTCTGATGGAAACTCCATGACTCTAAATCTGATGGGAGATCAAGTTCAAAGGTTGTTAACTTTCTTGGAACATGAGAATTCCGAATGGCTTTCTAGTAAGGTCTTAGATGAATTCTTTTGGATATTGGATAGCGGTGCTTCGAATAACATGACAG GTACATTTCCCTTTGATGAACACACATCCTTGAGATCACCAAAAGTTACATTCATTTCTTGTAGAGTTGGAGGGGACATCAGTGACGATGTGGTGAATGATGAGATTGAAGACGAAGAGGGCACATCTTCGGAGTTAAGGGGTAGTATTCCTTTGGAAACAAATGCACCGAATCTTGAAGGGAATCCTGTTGAGAGTGCAAGTGATTTGAATGGGGCTATTTCAAATGATGGTGGGAAGCTAATATTGGAAGTTGGAAGACATCTCACAGCTATAGAATCTCGGCCAAGACGTGTGACCAAGATGCCGGCAAAGTACGAAgattatgttgtatttttagCCACTTTACAACCATCTCGACATGTCAAAAGGAACCATGGGGCTGATAAGTTGGAGTTTAGAAAACCAACAGCAAGTGAAAAGATTCCAGCAAGATCTTGGGAGCAACAAAAATGTCCTCGAGAAAAACTGGACAGAAATCATGAGGATGGAAGTTTTGTGAACTCTGaacatcaagtttttggggAATCCTTGAAGGAACGACGACGGCATCAGATTTGCTTAAGTACTGTTCATCATGGCACTACCGACCCCCCTACTCGAAGTCCTCATTTCATGATAGCATCGCAG GGAACCATTATCTCAAATGAGGAGCGGAGGAGTTATGATGAGGCCATAAAAACCCTCGATGGCGTGAAGCAATGGCGAAAGAGATTGAGGCACTTTAGGCGAATCGCACCTGGACCTTAG